The genomic interval CCCCCCGGCGCGACCGCCGCGGCCGCGCGGCGCAGGATCTGGTTCCGTTCCCCTTCCACCTCGACCGGGGAGTGCAGGAACTGCGCCGACACCAGATCGAAGGTGCCTTCCGGAAATGATTGCGCCAGATCATGTTTCACCCAGGTGATGCGGTCGCCGACCCCGGCCGCCTCGGCATGGCCGGCGGCGCGCCCGAGCGCGGTCGCGGAGATATCGGCGGCGGTGACCGTCCAGCCGCGCTGCGCCAGCCAGATCGCGTCACCGCCTTCACCGGAGCCGAGATCGAGTGCGGTACCCGGGGTGAGATCGATGGCTTCCCGCACCAGCAAGGGGTTGGGATTGCCGGTCCAGATCTGGTCGCGCTCCTGGTAGAAGGCTTCCCAGAAGTCCTGTGCGGACTGGGAGGCACTGGTGTCGGCCATGCGGGTCTCCTATCACCGGGGGTTCGTCGGCGTGCCCGGCCATGTTGCGCCCGCGCGCGGTTCAGCGCCACTATTCTTGCCGTTTCGGCAACGGCGGCCGAGGCTGGAGCGCCGGGTTCAGCCC from Nocardia goodfellowii carries:
- a CDS encoding SAM-dependent methyltransferase, whose amino-acid sequence is MADTSASQSAQDFWEAFYQERDQIWTGNPNPLLVREAIDLTPGTALDLGSGEGGDAIWLAQRGWTVTAADISATALGRAAGHAEAAGVGDRITWVKHDLAQSFPEGTFDLVSAQFLHSPVEVEGERNQILRRAAAAVAPGGALLIGSHAGWASNQHEHHHDVHFPTLEEMLDAIAGVPGEWQVQTKDEVEREWTAPDGTTGVRTDSVLRVHRSK